From a single Pseudomonas serboccidentalis genomic region:
- the desA gene encoding delta-9 fatty acid desaturase DesA translates to MWYEGFLGLSAWSLVAVTLLMTHVTIVAVTVYLHRYSAHRSLELNAGLKHFFRFWLWLTTAQNTREWTAIHRKHHAKCETEDDPHSPVVKGLSTVLRKGAELYRAEAENPETLRIYGKNCPEDWIERNLYSRYPLLGVAIMGVIDLLLFGTIGITIWAIQMMWIPVWAAGVVNGLGHAIGYRNFECRDAATNLVPWGILIGGEELHNNHHTYPNSAKLSVKKWEFDLGWAWIKVFSFLGLAKVQRVAPIAHRVEGKGNLDMDTAMAILNNRFQIMAQYRKLVIGPLVKQELDKVDHSVRHQFHRAKRLLSRETSLLEDRHHLRIQNMLEHSQALKVIYEKRLALQQIWVKTSANGHDMLAAIKEWVHEAEASGIQSLREFADQLKTYSLRPAAV, encoded by the coding sequence ATGTGGTACGAAGGTTTTCTTGGCTTGTCGGCCTGGTCACTGGTCGCGGTCACCCTGCTGATGACCCATGTGACAATTGTCGCCGTCACGGTCTATCTGCACCGTTACTCGGCCCATCGCTCGCTTGAGCTGAATGCCGGCCTGAAACACTTTTTCCGCTTCTGGCTGTGGCTGACCACGGCGCAGAATACCCGCGAGTGGACCGCCATCCACCGTAAACACCACGCCAAATGCGAAACCGAAGATGACCCGCACAGCCCGGTCGTCAAGGGTCTGTCCACGGTGCTGCGCAAAGGCGCCGAGCTGTATCGCGCCGAAGCCGAAAACCCGGAGACCCTGCGCATCTACGGCAAGAACTGCCCCGAAGACTGGATCGAGCGCAATCTCTACAGCCGCTATCCGTTGCTGGGCGTGGCGATCATGGGCGTCATCGACCTGCTGCTGTTCGGCACCATCGGCATCACCATCTGGGCGATCCAGATGATGTGGATCCCGGTCTGGGCCGCCGGCGTGGTCAACGGTCTGGGCCATGCCATCGGCTACCGCAACTTCGAATGCCGCGACGCGGCGACCAATCTGGTGCCGTGGGGCATCCTGATCGGCGGCGAAGAGCTGCACAACAACCATCACACCTACCCCAACTCGGCCAAGCTGTCGGTGAAGAAGTGGGAGTTCGACCTCGGCTGGGCGTGGATCAAGGTCTTCAGCTTCCTCGGTCTGGCCAAGGTGCAACGTGTGGCGCCGATCGCCCACCGCGTCGAGGGCAAGGGCAATCTGGACATGGACACCGCCATGGCGATCCTCAACAACCGTTTCCAGATCATGGCCCAGTACCGCAAATTGGTGATCGGCCCGCTGGTCAAGCAGGAGCTGGACAAGGTCGATCATTCGGTACGCCATCAATTCCATCGGGCCAAACGCCTGCTCTCGCGGGAAACCAGCCTGCTGGAAGACCGTCATCACTTGCGCATTCAGAACATGCTCGAGCACAGCCAGGCGCTGAAGGTAATTTACGAAAAACGCCTGGCCCTGCAGCAGATCTGGGTCAAGACCAGCGCCAATGGCCACGACATGCTCGCCGCCATCAAGGAATGGGTGCACGAGGCCGAGGCCAGCGGCATTCAATCCCTGCGTGAATTCGCCGACCAGTTGAAAACCTACTCGTTGCGTCCTGCAGCGGTCTGA
- a CDS encoding GGDEF domain-containing protein, producing the protein MVNNNHKDSSPAQWPEAAQTLMALMHAQGEVARLSEREQLFSSLLVSVNAVLWAFNWETRQVLYVSPAYERIFGRSAGLLLADYNQWRDSIYPDDLDYAERSLADVLHKGAVEDREYRIIAADGQVRWISDKCFINRQDEPGQPVIIVGIAEDITDKKHMETELQRLATTDVLTQSSNRRHFFECAHREFEQARLQGAPLAFLLLDIDNFKLINDSYGHPEGDNVLQRIAECGRGSLRRGDLFGRIGGEEFAAVFPGCAPDMAMQVAERLQQEIQRLSFSHDGQTFGITVSQGLTSLKEGDASLDSLFARADAAMYEAKRQGKNRIISS; encoded by the coding sequence ATGGTCAACAACAATCACAAAGACTCGTCCCCTGCGCAGTGGCCCGAGGCCGCGCAAACCCTGATGGCGCTGATGCACGCCCAAGGCGAAGTCGCCCGGCTGAGCGAGCGCGAACAGCTGTTCAGCTCACTGCTGGTGAGCGTGAACGCGGTGCTTTGGGCGTTCAACTGGGAAACCCGTCAGGTGCTGTACGTCAGCCCCGCGTATGAACGGATTTTCGGTCGCTCTGCCGGGCTCTTGCTCGCCGACTACAACCAGTGGCGCGACAGCATCTACCCCGACGATCTGGATTACGCCGAACGCAGCCTTGCCGACGTGCTGCACAAAGGCGCGGTGGAAGACCGTGAATACCGGATCATCGCCGCCGACGGCCAGGTACGGTGGATCAGCGACAAATGCTTCATCAACCGTCAGGACGAGCCCGGGCAACCGGTGATCATTGTCGGCATCGCCGAGGACATCACCGACAAGAAGCACATGGAAACCGAGTTGCAACGCCTGGCCACCACCGACGTGCTGACCCAAAGCAGCAACCGTCGCCATTTCTTCGAATGCGCCCATCGCGAGTTCGAACAGGCACGCCTGCAAGGTGCGCCACTGGCCTTCCTGCTGCTGGACATCGATAACTTCAAGCTGATCAACGACAGCTACGGCCACCCCGAGGGCGACAACGTACTGCAGCGGATTGCCGAGTGCGGGCGCGGCTCGTTACGCCGGGGCGATCTGTTCGGACGCATTGGCGGTGAGGAGTTCGCCGCGGTGTTCCCCGGTTGCGCGCCGGACATGGCGATGCAAGTGGCCGAGCGGTTGCAGCAGGAGATTCAGCGCTTGAGTTTCAGCCATGACGGGCAGACATTCGGCATCACCGTCAGCCAGGGCCTGACCAGCCTCAAGGAAGGCGACGCCAGCCTCGACAGCCTGTTCGCCCGAGCGGATGCGGCGATGTACGAGGCCAAGCGGCAGGGCAAGAATCGGATTATCTCAAGCTGA